TTGGCCAGCTGGGCCATGGTGATGGACCGCTCCCCTATGGGCAGGGCCAGTTGTTCATACATCTCCCCGCCGGCGCCCAATCCGGCGGCGGCCAGTTCCTCCAGGCTGTAAACGAAGTAGACCGCCTCGATCCCCGCCCAGTAGGCGGCGGCCAGGCACATGGGGCACGGGTGGGCGCTGGTGTACAGAATGCAGCCGGACAAATCCGTCGTCCCCAGCACCTGGCATGCTTCCCGGATGGCCTCGATCTCGGCGTGGGCCGTGGGATCCTTTCGTTCCGCCACCAAGTCGGTGCCCTGCCCTACGATGCTGCCACCCTGCACCACGATGGCGGCAAAGGGCTCCCCTTGGTAGTAGCCTACATGCTTGTGGGCCAGATTGATGGTTTTCCGCAGCCATTGTTCTTGGGCCATTGGTTCACTGCTCCTTGTTCCCGTTTTCGTTGTCCGGAACGCCGTAGCCCCCGCCGCCGGGGGTTTCGATGCGCACCAGATCCCCCTGATTGAGGATAACGCCGGAAACCTTGGCGGGCAGGCGGCGCTCATCGGGTTGTCCCGGGTTCAAGATATACGCCCCGGGCCCGCCGGGCCCTCCGCCCGCCAGCCCCCACGGCCGGTGCCGGTGCCGGTCCCCGTGGGATGAAAACACCACCTGGTCCGTCAGGCAGCGCACGTCACGGCGCAGGCCCATCCCGCCCCACCAGCGCCCCCGGCCGCCGGAGCCGTCGATGAATTCATAGCGCTCGATCAGCAGGGGGTAGTTGTTCTCCAGGGACTCCACCGGCAGGTTGGACGTGTTGGTGACGTGGACCTGGACACCG
The sequence above is drawn from the Sphingobacteriaceae bacterium genome and encodes:
- a CDS encoding nucleoside deaminase — protein: MAQEQWLRKTINLAHKHVGYYQGEPFAAIVVQGGSIVGQGTDLVAERKDPTAHAEIEAIREACQVLGTTDLSGCILYTSAHPCPMCLAAAYWAGIEAVYFVYSLEELAAAGLGAGGEMYEQLALPIGERSITMAQLANPNPDKDPLALWQELQGQ